The genomic DNA ACCCACCAGGGCAAATTTTAAAAGCTTTTCCTCACACATTTCCTTTTGAGCTTTTTGCCAAAAAAAGCCAAAACGCCGTCGATATCTTCCTCCAGCATGATGACAACTTCTATTGCAGTTATGGCAATCCATAGTAACAACCTCCGTTATTGAAATTCATTCTCAATTACATGGTAAAAAAAATATTCTTTACTTTTTTTATTATAACAGATTTTTTGTAATTGACAAGTATTCTCAATTAAATTTCCACCACCGGGAAACGATAAAAGTTATAATTAGGGCTAATATTATCCGGTAGCCTAAAAGAAGAGCCCCATTAGCTCCTACAGTGACAAATAAAAGGGTATCTTCAATTAAAGAATGACATATAACTAGAAATACACTAATTAAAACTAAATCTTTATGTTTTAAAACCCCGTCGCGGGCACTATCAATAATTAAGCCAGCCCCATAAGCAAGGCCAAAGATTAACCCCGCCATTAATGGAAAAGCTGCTTCCTTTTGCATTCCCAAAAAGCCCATGAGGTGCTCTAGCGGTTTTGCCCATTTTTCAAGGACTTTTAATTCTTTCGCAATTTCTAAAACCACCATTAGTGGAATTACAATAAGCGCAATTTTAATAAGCATACCAATACTTCCCGATAATGCTTCAATTATCATCTTTTCCCCCATATTCCCACTCCTAAAGAACAATATTTAAAAGAAAACCGCTAAACAATGCAGCAGTTAGCCGTAATAATACCAGATACCCGATGGCAACTCCGCTTTTTTTGCTAACAGCTGTTTCCACAAAAAGATTATGGGAAAGTAAAAGCATTGTAGCAATAATCGTTACCTGCTTTGTTGTCAAATGTAGGGCAGCAATCGCCGCAATAGTCGGATAAAGATTTAAGACATTGCCAATTACAAAAATTAAAGATGCCTCCCCCGGAAGTCCTACCAACTTCATTACCGGCTCAAAGAACTTTGAAATTATTGATAATATCCCAGAATATTTTAAAATGGTAATTAAAAAATATACCGGAACAACTGTTTTGGCAAGTTCATAGGTTACATTAAAACCTTTTTGTATCCCGCGAAATGCAGCTATTTTTAAATTATAAAAATTTATTCCTTCCATCCTAATCCCCCAAAACATTTTCTTCTTATTTTAAGCTTTATCCACTACCTTGACAACCTCGTAACGTTATACTACTACCATTCGTATTCTCGCTATACAAAATAATCAAAAAAATTACCCCTAACATTTTGCAAAATTTATTGCAAAATGGAGGGGTTTTAAAGTATGGTAGGACAAGGAAACAGAGCCTCCTCCTCTCCATTAAACGATATTTTACCTATACTCATTTTCCAAATCGCTTATCAATTCCCTGTAGGTTTCCTCACTGATTTTTCCTTCCAACAAAAGCCTACGAATCCGCTTTCTTTCCGCTGCCAATTGAGCTTGAGCACCGCTCCTGCTGCTTCCCTTACCATAACGGCTATTTTTGTCTTTGCGGGTAGGGTGAGAACTGCTCTGAGTTTTCAGAGCATAGAAAATTAGCAGCCCTAAAAATACTATAAACAAAATAAAAAGCAGCAAGATAATCCAATCCGAGACCGGAGTAGAAATCGTTGGTGTGGTTGAAGTAGTTGGTGGAGCTTGGGTATTAGCAGCCTGGTTGTCGTTCTTCGGCTTTTCAAAGGAAGGATTGGGATCATCCTTGGTATAGGAAATCTTGATACTAATTGGGTTGGTAGGATTGGTAAAAGTATACCCAAAGGTATTTAAGTTATAACCCTGACCCGTAAAAGTATAAGGAGGATCAAGCTTAAAATTGGTAGCTTTCAGAGGTTTTCCCACAAACAGAGTTAAATTTTTGATTGGCAGAATCGGTACAAATTTGTAATCAATCGTCTTATTGGCCTGACCTTTAATACCATCATAGTAAAATTCCAGATACACCTTATACTCTTGGCCAGGCTGAACTGTTTTTGATAGCTTCCAAGTTAGTTCCTGGTAGTCTCCTTTATCGGTGAAACGATAGGGTTGGCATTCATGGCCCCCCGCTGCATTAATTTCACACGCCATTCCCACATTGATATTTTGGTCTTTTTTGGGTACCATAAATTTAATTTCCCCGTTATAAGGCAGTGAAGAAATAATAGTTCCTTCGTAAATAACAAGAATTTTATCGGGCTCATCATACTCAGGTAATACTGAAACCGTAAGGTCTTTAAACTGGATATCGCTTTGTGCGTATACTTGCACCGGCGATACAGAAAACAAAAATAAAAAGGCCGTTAGAATAATTAAAACCTTCAAGTTTTTTTGGGGTTGAAACCATCTTAGCATTTATCCGCCTCCTTTGGTTATTTATATCTACTACTTTTTGTAGTATATATTAAGTACTTTTATTATAGTATTTTGAAATTTTTTGAATAAACCCGATTGCAATAACTGGTGGGCCGAAATCGCCAATTAGGTCATAAATACGCCGTTTTTTGTCGTCTTAGCCGTGATAATTTGTAAATGTTTCGCTATATAATTTCGAAGTACCTATCTTGCTTATTAGGAGTACTAAATACTTTTAGCGAAAGTGAAAAAAATTTTTTCACACTCCCCCACTCTCTAAACGTCCAACCTTTACTTTGTCAAGT from Carboxydothermus pertinax includes the following:
- a CDS encoding nucleoside recognition domain-containing protein, with product MEGINFYNLKIAAFRGIQKGFNVTYELAKTVVPVYFLITILKYSGILSIISKFFEPVMKLVGLPGEASLIFVIGNVLNLYPTIAAIAALHLTTKQVTIIATMLLLSHNLFVETAVSKKSGVAIGYLVLLRLTAALFSGFLLNIVL
- a CDS encoding nucleoside recognition domain-containing protein, giving the protein MGEKMIIEALSGSIGMLIKIALIVIPLMVVLEIAKELKVLEKWAKPLEHLMGFLGMQKEAAFPLMAGLIFGLAYGAGLIIDSARDGVLKHKDLVLISVFLVICHSLIEDTLLFVTVGANGALLLGYRIILALIITFIVSRWWKFN